A window of Kineococcus sp. NBC_00420 genomic DNA:
AGGCCCTGGCCCGCGCGGGCCTGCACGCCGTGACGCACCCCGCCGGTGGCCCGGGGTACCGCGACGGACACCGCGCCACCCACGAGGTCCTGCGGCGCGGCGTTCCCGACGTGGTCGTGGTCTGGAACGACCCGATCGCCATCGGCGCCCTCGCCGCCCTCGCCGAGCGGGGGATCGGTGTTCCCGACCAGACCCAGGTGCTCGGCATCGACGGGTTGTCCGTCGCGGAGTTCACCGCCCCCGCCCTGTCGACGGTGGTGCTGGACCCGGAGGTCGTCGCGCAGGTGAGCGTGGACGCGGCCCTGCGGTGGTCGACGGGTGCGGCGCTCGGTGCGGAGGATCGGCAGCAGTTCGTGCACCACACGTTCGTGCCTCGGGGGACGACCCGCTAGGACCCGGCGCGTTCCGCCCGGGTCGTCACGGCTCGAGCTGGGCCCGGGTGCGGGGTTCGGCCTCCTCGCGGGACCCGTCCTTCGCGCGGTCGCTGAACTCGAAACCCTCGAGCACCGACCGCAACACCGCGGAACCCTGGCCGGCCAGTTGCGCGACGACCTCGTTCAGCCCGGTCGCGCCGTTGAGGACGGTGACGTTCGCACCGCCCAGACCGGCGCCGGCCGCGCGGACCATCTCGGGCAGCAACTCGATGAGCCGTTGTTCCAGGGCGATCCGGTCGCTGCTGGCCGCGGCCTCGGCGCGGCGGCGGATCGCGTCGGCGTCCGCCTCCGCGGCGATCCGGACCCGGGCGGCCTCCGCCTCGGCGGGCCGGACGACCTCGGCCGTCAACTGTTCCCGCCGGAGTTCACCGTTGCGGCGGGCGACCTCCTGCTGGGCCTCGATGACCGCCTGCTGGGCCGTGGCGTCGGCGAGCGGGCCGGCGGCGGCGGCCTTGCGCTGCTCGGCGTCGACCTCGGCCTGGTACTGGGCGCGCACGATCGCGGTCTGGCGGGCGTACTCGGCCTGGTTGCGCGCGCTCTCCTGCTCCGCCGCAGCCGCCTGCTGCGCCGCCCGCGCCGCCGCGACGGCCGCGGCCTTGTTGACCTCCGCCTGGTGGGGTTTCGCCAGCGCGGCGATGTACCCGGCGTCCTTGTCGTCGATCTGGCTGATCTGCAGCGAGTCGACGATCAGGCCGATCCGAGCCAGTTCGGGTTTGGAGGCGCTCATGATGTTCTCCGCCAGCGCCTGTTGGTCGCGGATGATGCTCTCCACCGTCATGCTCCCGACGATGGAACGCAGGTGCCCGGAGAAGATCCGACCGACCAGGGCCGGCATCTGTCGCTGGTCGCGGCGGAAACGCCGCGCGGACTTGGTGATGCTCTCCGGGTCGTCGCCGACCTTGAACGCGATCACCGCGCGGACGTGGACGGCCAGACCCTGCGTCGTGTAGCAGTCCTCGTCGACCTCCGCCTCCTGCATCGCCAGGGTCAGCGTGCTGGCGCGACGCAGGACGGGGACCACGAAGACACCGTGGCCGGTGACGATCCGGAAGGGGGTTTCTCCACCGTCGCGGGCGCGGCGGCCGGAGATCAGCAGCGCCTCGTCCGGCTGCGGGATGCGGTACCCGAACATCGTTCAGATCTCCTCGGCCGGCGGGTTGCGCGGCGGCACTCGTAGGTGGTTGACGGGGTAGACCTCGACGGCGCGGTCGCCTCGGCTGGCGGCCACCAGGACGGCCTCACCGAGTTGGACCTCGCCGTCGCAGTAGGCGATGAAACTCTCACTGGCGCCGCGGACCTCGACGGTCACCTCTCCCGGCCGGCCCGCGCCGCGGATGCGGACGGTGACCCGCCCCTGTCGACCCACCACCTCGCGATCCACCGGTTCCCCCACTCCGTTCGTCCAAGCACACACTAGTGATCCGCCGGCGTTCGCGGGGTGTGGTCGGGAGTTTCGCCGCCGGTCCCGTTCGGGGCCCCCACCGGAACCGCACGCGAAGGTTCCAGGGAACCATCGGATCCTTCCCAGCAAACTCCGGACGGTGCCGGTGGTCACGACGTCACGGAGGAGTTCGGCTCCGCGGAAGTTCCCGGAACGCCACTACCACCACGGATTCCCGGACCGTTCACGGCGACGCGGATCCGCACCCGGTCACCCGGCGGCTCGACGAGTGGGCACACTTCCGTCGTGGACGTCGACACCGGTGTGGGTGGTCTACGTCGTGGTGCTGTTCACCGCGGATCTGCAGGACGTGGGGGCCCAGGGAATCCAGTGCTTCGCGCCGGCGTCCTTCCTGGACACGGTCATCAACGTCTCGATCACCGCGGTGCGCAAGTCCAGGCACCGTCGCGTGAGCCAGGTGCGGTGAGGGCGTCGTCATCGGCGTCTACGACAGCGGCAGACCGAGCGCATCAGTCGGGGCGTGGCTCGCTCTTTCGACGGTTCTCCACAACGAGCCCCAGCGCCAAGGCCGCGAGAGGTAGCGCGGCCCCGATGAGACGTGGCGGCGTGGTGTCGTTGTAGATGCCGACGATCTGCAGGACCAGGCCCGCGAGGAAACCGACGATCACGAACTTCTTCCACGTCTTCACGGCGTCCAGCATGCCCTGGTGGCGATCGTCGTGGGGTGTTCAACGGCATCCGCACCTCAGTAGGACCGTCGGGTCGGTGGCCGCGAACTGCCACGAACTGCCTCCGAGTCACCTCACCGGACGTCTGGGCTCGAGGAGGCCGGACGGAGCAGGTGCAGGGCCAGGGCTGCACTGGCCAGGGCCAGGAAGCTGACGACGGCTTGGCCGATCGGTGCCAGCGACCCACCCAGGTCCAGGACGTGGATGGCGTAGCCGTTGGCCGCGGCGTCGGTGAGCAGGATGGTCGGGGCCAGCAGGACGCCGGTGCGGAAGCGGAAGGCGAGCAGGACCGCGGCCAGGGGATCCAGCGCGGTCAGCGCGCTCCAGTAGGTGGCCAGCCAGGTCGGGGCGTCGGTGTAGGGGCGCGGGCCGTCGGTGGCGAAGTTGAGGAGGTGCTGCAGGCACCCCCAGGCCAGCAGGAGCACCAGAGTGGTGACGGCGAGGCGTGTCCAACGTGGTTCGTCGGCCCACCTGGACGGCATGGGCTCAGTGTGGCAGGGGTGGGGAGAGCGGTCCACGCCCGCGCACAACGCGGGATGTGCGTGACGTCGCAGCCGCAGTGACGAGCCCGTCAGACGGCGATGACCTCGACGAGTTCGTCTGCCCCTTTGAGGTCTGTTGCGTTGCGGGTGTAAAGGCGAGCGTCGTGCGCGTGGGCGGTGGCGGCGATGAGCAGGTCCATCGTGCGACCGCGTGGTTGCCGTCCTGCGGCGGCGACTGCGGCAGCCAGTTGCCCGTAGCTGGCGGCGACGGCTTCGTCCAGGGGGAGGGCGTCGAACCGTCGCTGCAGGAGGGACAGCCGGCGAAGGCGTTCGGCGCGGACTGCCGGGTCGGTCGTGACCAGGACTCCGAAGTGCAGTTCGGCCAAGGTCGCAGAGCTGATCGCCAGTTCCCCGGGGAGTGGGCCGATGTCCCCGGCGATGACGACGCTGGTGTCCATGACCGCCCTCACCGTGGTTCCCAGGGGTCGCGGACCTCGGAGTCGATGAGGTCGCGGTCCTGCTCCCAGGTCGGGTCGGCGGGGCCGGAGAACAGTTCCTCGACATCGGTCCAGGTGCGCCAGGACCTGTTGCTGGCGGGTACGAGTCGGGCGCTGGCTCGGCCGGCCACGGTGATGGTGACCTCCTCGCCTGCTTCGACGCGGCGGACGAGGTCGGAGGCTTGCTGGCGCAGTTCGCGAAGACCGACGACTGTCATGGACTGAGGGTAGCACTTGTGCTACCGGACAGGCCTCGGTCCGTCGTAGCGCGCAGCCACCGCGGGATGACCGGACGTTCTGGCACGCGACCACCCGGCCTGCAGACCGAGCCAGGCCAGGACAGGCCCGGTAGGACTCCGACCAGCTGCACTGCTGCGGCAGACGGCTCAACACTGTGGCGGCCTCACCCTCGTGGTGGCTGCACGAGCACCTACCGGACAAAGATGGAACCCGTGTCGACTTCCTCCCCCGCGGACCTGACCAGGGCACTGACCCTGCGTGAGCGCGAGGCGATCATCGCCGTGCTGGATCGGGGCACCAACATCAGGAAGCTTCCCATCACCACCGCCGACCGCGCCCGGTGGCTGAGTCAGGTGCCCCACACCCTGGCCGGCCGCTCGTGCGAGTGCGGCATCTGTCCCTCGATCGAGCTCACCGACGCCGAGGGCCACACCCCGGCCACCGTCGACGGTCGCGTCGTGCTGCAAGCCGAAGCTCCCGGGGCAGTGCTGATGCTCTTCGTCGACGAGGACCGACTCAGCTACTTGGAACTGGCGCCCCTGGCGGGCGACAGCATCACGGTGTTCCCCGCCTCCAAGGACATCACCACGGACCTCAGCGCCTGGTGACTGCCGCTTGCTCATCGCTACGAAGGCCCGTTGACGATCCCGAACGACTGCGCAGGAAGCGAGTTGGCCGCGCGGTCTGATCCTGGCGTGGCGTCCGATGGGGCGCTACGGAACTCCGCGACCGACCGGATCTCGTCTGACCGTGACGTTCGTGACCGTGGAGTCGAGGCGGTGCGGGTGAGCCGTTGACGGCTCACCCGGTGGTGCTCGCCATGGTCGTTCCGGTCCCGCTGGCCGCGTGTTCACCGCCACCCAGCTCGCCTCACGCGGGGGTGCAGTCCGCGCGCTGCGGGGCGGCCGGCTGAGTGCACCGGATCGCGGGATGACCGGTAGGTCGGCTCAGCGGTTCATTCGGTGACGATGGTGCCCTGGTGGTACAGGACCTGCCAGCCCGTCTCGGCCCGACGCCATGCCGTGACGCGTCGAGTGAGGCGTCGATCCTGGCGCAGCGTGTAGGTGAGCAGGTAGGTGCTGGAGCCCAGGTCGCGGCAGTGGAAGTTGGAGGTTTCCCACGGGTCGTCTTCGCCTGCGGCGTAGCGGCGTAACAGGACGTCTTTGACGTAGTGGCGGCTGTAGCAGCGACCCGAGGCGCCGACTTCCCAGAAGTCGGGGGCCATCTGCTGTTCCAGGTCCTCAGCGCTGGTCCCCAGCTCGGGGCGGTGGAAGATGGGCTCCCGTTCTTGCAGTTCGGCTTGCACCGTCAGGAGGGCTGGTTGGGTGGCGGGAGGCGTCTCGACACTGTCCACAGCCATCATGATCCCGCACGGCCATCGCCAGTCACGCGAACAACGCGGGATGACCGTGTGCTTCGCGCGCACCGCGGGATGACCGTGACGCCACGCGCAGCGTGGGGCCCGCTTTACGAAATGAGCGCACCCGTGAAGCAGGAGGGGTTACTGGGGTGCGGGGATCGTCACTGCCTGCAGACGCGGGTCGGTCACGATCGCCCGGAGGGCATCTGCCGTGGCCGGTGAGTCCGCCGGGTAGACGCTGTCGACGGGAATGTCGGGAGCAGCGATGGAGGCGACCACGGCGATCTTCCGGCCATCAGGGAGGTCGAGCGACGCGAACGGTTCGACCGGTCGCGCAGGCTCGGGCATCGACCCCAGCTGCACGAGGGTTTGGCTTGTGCCGACCGTCAGGAAGCTGCCGTCGGCCAGCGTCTGCTGCGAGCAGGAAGCGGTCTCGTGGCACAGCGCGTCCTTGTCGACCGGCTCGTTCGTAGCGTCCCGGCTCACCTCGATCTGGAGGGTGACCGCCGGGGAGGTAGCGGTGCTGGTCGCCTTCCAGTTCACCAGCGTGACGGAAGGCAATCGCCAGCCTTCGACGACACCGCCGGCGGACCAACCCGGCAGGTGAGCTTCGACGACGGTGTCCATGGTGTCGGCGGCCGCGGCGGTCACGGCGGGATCGACCTGCACCCCGCCGTGCTCAAGGGTCTTCAGCGGCGTCGGGGCCGGGTCAGACTGGCCCAGGATGGGACCGGCCACGGACAGGCCCAACGGCGTGGGTTCCAGCAGGTGCGCCCCACCGACGGCCCCGGCGGTCAACAGAGCAGCGGCCAGGGAGCCGACGCCCCAGCG
This region includes:
- a CDS encoding flotillin family protein, with translation MFGYRIPQPDEALLISGRRARDGGETPFRIVTGHGVFVVPVLRRASTLTLAMQEAEVDEDCYTTQGLAVHVRAVIAFKVGDDPESITKSARRFRRDQRQMPALVGRIFSGHLRSIVGSMTVESIIRDQQALAENIMSASKPELARIGLIVDSLQISQIDDKDAGYIAALAKPHQAEVNKAAAVAAARAAQQAAAAEQESARNQAEYARQTAIVRAQYQAEVDAEQRKAAAAGPLADATAQQAVIEAQQEVARRNGELRREQLTAEVVRPAEAEAARVRIAAEADADAIRRRAEAAASSDRIALEQRLIELLPEMVRAAGAGLGGANVTVLNGATGLNEVVAQLAGQGSAVLRSVLEGFEFSDRAKDGSREEAEPRTRAQLEP
- a CDS encoding PIN domain-containing protein; translated protein: MDTSVVIAGDIGPLPGELAISSATLAELHFGVLVTTDPAVRAERLRRLSLLQRRFDALPLDEAVAASYGQLAAAVAAAGRQPRGRTMDLLIAATAHAHDARLYTRNATDLKGADELVEVIAV
- a CDS encoding type II toxin-antitoxin system Phd/YefM family antitoxin, translating into MTVVGLRELRQQASDLVRRVEAGEEVTITVAGRASARLVPASNRSWRTWTDVEELFSGPADPTWEQDRDLIDSEVRDPWEPR
- a CDS encoding nuclear transport factor 2 family protein, translated to MAVDSVETPPATQPALLTVQAELQEREPIFHRPELGTSAEDLEQQMAPDFWEVGASGRCYSRHYVKDVLLRRYAAGEDDPWETSNFHCRDLGSSTYLLTYTLRQDRRLTRRVTAWRRAETGWQVLYHQGTIVTE